The region acacacaccaacactgtacctgtcgctcccggcagcagGACTCTACACAtacaaaacgtgtgcggcacgtgcGCGCACGGCCGCATACTCTATAGAACAGCCAGAAGCCAAGGGTGAGGACAACACggaagcagaggattctgggagaggaaaAAGAACCGCCGCAGTCTGCCCCTTCTCTGCCACACACGGAGGGGAGAGGGAGCCGCCTGCCAGCtttcaagatggctgccgctgccTCGCCCATCTAACGCTTCCTCCCGCCCATCCCCAACCTCCTCACGGCGGCGCGCGTCATAGTTACGCGCTGACGTCAGCCGCCGGAGGAAGGTTATATAAGGCGCCGCCGCCATTTTCTCGGCTACGTGTCCACCCAGCTCCCGTCACCAGCAgccgctctctgtctctgtatcccGCCTCACTCCGCCGCGCCGCTCAGGAACCCCGCATCTTATCGTATGTCCGCTATCCAGAACCTCCAATCCTTCGGTGAGTGATCGCTCCCCCCTCTTATACCGCCCTCACCCTGGGGAATCCCCCTCCCCGCCCGTTACCCGCCGAGGTGATAcggttatataatatatatatccgtGTTAATGACGTGACCGCCATTGTTTAACTCCCCGCACGGGCGGTATGACCGCGGCCGATGGTGCGGTTCTCAGGGGGGGGACCCGCGTTATGCCCCCGTcggtgtaggggggaggggggggagcacaaagatggccgccgcctCCCTTGTTGTTGTGGCGCAGTTGGCGTGGcgtgcgcggtgacgtcacgaccAGGGCGTGGGGCCCGGCGTTTTGTTCGTGTCGTCACCAGGCGCTTCGTTATTACGTAACGTGAGGGGCTGTGTGGGTGCGATTGTGCCCACCGGTTACAGCTGTAGCATACGTCATCGGATgcaatatgtgtgtctgtgtctctgtgtgtgtgtgtgtgtgtgtgtgtgtatatctctttctctctctctcgtactcGCTCGtactcgctctctctcgctcgtactcgctctctctctctctcgctcgtacTCGCTCTCTCTCGTACTCTGCGGTGGGTGACCATTGGGGAATGTCCCTGCCACCTTCTATTACAGACAGTCCCAGAGACTTTTTGCAATGAATTGGTGTGTGAGCGAGAAGGAACGCCGGCTACAAAAGATATGTAGTAATTAAGTCAATAGACTATAATATAATGACCACTGACGGTGCTTGGAACCTAATATATGAAACCACAGGACAAGTGTCCCATATATAGCCCGCAAGTATACTAAAGTCACATAAACTACATATCCTGACCCTGCCCTATAATGATAATGGGGACACCCCCTTCTCTTGTGGTTTTTATATATGTCACAGAGCCATGGTGATGGGCGCTGCCGCCCTGAGATGTCACTGGCAGACCCGTGGTGGCAACCCTACCTGCCacaataaggctgcgcttacagtgctggCTAAGCAGCCGCGTGACATCAGCCGTAGCTATTGCGATTCCTGTACTCTGGCGCAGGAGACCAAGGAAGGGTGACGGGGCGCGGCTGtgagccctcattggctgaactgctgacGTTACTCGGTGATTGCCGAAAAAGTAAAAATCCTTTGACTACAGGTTATTGCCGTTGCTCTGCTGCagtcgcgcccactatgggcacctgCGGCAGACCATGTGACTTGTTGTGCCGTCGCCGTAGTCAGCACTATAAACGCCTCCTGAGGGTGCATTCGCATGGTTCGTAAGCGTATGCATACTGTATAGTCACAGATATTAATGTTGGCTGTTGAGGGTACCGATGGTATGTTGGCAACCGCTTCAAACATTGCAGTGGGTGTGCTTGTTACAGGTACGTCGGCTGTAAGTATGTTGCATGAAAGTGAATATtagtttattttctttgtttagaCCCCTTTGCTGATGCCAGTAAGAGTGATGACTGGCTCCCAGCGGGGACAGAAGATTCCATTCATATAAGGATCCAGCAGAGGAACGGCAGAAAGACCCTCACTACAGTACAGGGCATCGCTGATGATTACGATAAAAAGAAACTAGTTAAAGCCTTTAAGAAGGTGAGTGCCGGTTAACTTGGGTGTCTTGGCAACTGGGGAATTAGATGATGGGGATTGGCAGCAACACAACCTCAGCCATTGTGGCGGTGAGGCGTTTGTTATCTCTTAATGACTCTTTGATTTTCCTGCAGAAATTTGCATGCAATGGTACCGTTGTTGAGCATCCAGAGTACGGAGAGGTGATTCAGCTTCAAGGTGACCAGCGCAAGAATGCCTGTCAGTTCCTTGTTGAGGTGAGGAAACATTTAGTGGCCATCCTACGCTCCAgcaaaatccctctggctaaagGTGTTGAGGGTTAAAGTGCAATATATCTACTTATTACCTGTCTCCTTTGAGGGTTTGTGCCCTTCATTAAGACGCCAGGTTTTCATAGCCACCCATTGTATTGTTGCAGGTGTTTGTGTATGTTGAATGCTCACATCTTGCGACTTTCTTTCAGGTTGGACTTGCTAAGGATGACCAGTTGAAAGTTCATGGGTTTTAACCTGCAAGACTTCATCTACATCTACAGCTTCCAGTTAAAGGACTCTCCTGCGATGAGTAGAAATATCCCCACCGATCCCCTTGTCACAAGTTTATGGCCTCGCCAAGCTTGTGAAATGCCCCTCATTCTAAGGACTTAAATAAACTGGGTAACATTGCATCAACGTTGTTTTGGGGCAGTCATGTTTTTGACTTATGTCTCCGAGGTTGTGAGAGTGAGAAACTCCTCCGTGTTCAGGCAGCCAGTGTTTCGGGATCGGTATTTAGTCTCGGGCTGCCCGACGCTCCCTCGTAACTGTGTACTCGCCACCATTAAACATGACTTGTATACAAAATATAGCGGAGAGGTGAGATAACATCAGGCACCCCTCACACTTGGTGGAAATGTTTAACTTTTCTTGACCAGGCTGAGATTGTCGTGGACACGCGGTATCCAGTGGAACAGGAGGTACAACCTTTTTTTCATCTAAAGAGCCAATACAATGCTCGTCAGACTTTTGTTAAATTAGTGGTTATCCCCAAAGGTGAAGCAAAGAGGGAACATGCAATTCCAGGGTAAACTTTTGACAAGGGAACAATTGTTGGACTGTAATCAATGTAGTTGGAGGTAAGATGCTGGCAGCTTGTTGGCACTTTGTgtaatgaaaagaaacatggcttgAGTTTCAATTTTAATGCTGTTTCATGtatttaactgttttcttatttaaataaaacattttcaaTTAAGGCTTGCGCTCACATTTCTTTTGCTCTGCACTAATTTGTCGCAATAAGTGCTATTAGACCAgggtttattgttttttttggggggggggggcacggcaccaTGGTGTGGCAGTTGAAGCaaccccacgctcttccccaaacgTTGTAGTTAGTCGGTACCTTCCCTATATCATATGCACAATGAATTTACATCATGTATCTTTCCATTTTCTCCTACGAGCCAGCATGTATCCATTCTGCACTAGAGCCACGGGGCCCCCATCTGTTATTTTCATGAAGGGTTGTGGAAACTGCACTAAGATGCAGAGGCACTGCATGTAATATCTATCCACTAGGAATGCCCTCCTTTTTATCACTTTCCCTTTGCATGGACAGTATTAGGATGAGATCTGAACAGCGTTTGACTTCTAATGCGCTTCTTTGCAGACAACCAACCTGCCATCCACGAGTACAAGGAATAGAAGGTGTTAAAAACAATAAGATATAttaatttatttgtagaacatttctgttaaaattatGACCAGAggaatgctaggtgataatggtgaaagggagGGTTGTTGCGCTGATAGTGCCGGTGACGTGtcaaaataaatgcattgtcgccgtcgtcggCGCTTACAGGGCCGTAGGCTGCACTTCTAGTTCCGGCAACAGCGAcgccaaaacaaatgtattggatCCGTCGCATGCTCTTCTAGTAGGAGCGAC is a window of Ascaphus truei isolate aAscTru1 chromosome 23, aAscTru1.hap1, whole genome shotgun sequence DNA encoding:
- the LOC142473029 gene encoding eukaryotic translation initiation factor 1-like is translated as MSAIQNLQSFDPFADASKSDDWLPAGTEDSIHIRIQQRNGRKTLTTVQGIADDYDKKKLVKAFKKKFACNGTVVEHPEYGEVIQLQGDQRKNACQFLVEVGLAKDDQLKVHGF